A portion of the Algimonas porphyrae genome contains these proteins:
- a CDS encoding cysteine synthase A → MKASSVIDLIGNTPLLKLQDASKMTGCEIYGKAEFLNPGQSVKDRAALWIVKDAEARGVLRPGGVVVEGTAGNTGIGLAMVCSALGYRCKIVMPRTQSQEKKDAVKLLGAELIEVDAVPYANPGNYVHVSERLASELNETEPNGAVWANQFDNTANRQAHIDSTSKEIWAQTEGAVDGFVCSVGSGGTLGGMSIGLKAKNPDIQIGVADPHGSKMFAYFDHGELESDGNSITEGIGQGRITANLQDIIVDRAYRISDTEALQIIFELNQLEGICLGGSSGINIAGAIHMAREMGPGHTIVTILCDYGQRYQSKVYNPEFLRERGLPVPSWL, encoded by the coding sequence ATGAAAGCCTCGTCCGTCATCGATCTGATTGGCAATACGCCGCTGCTGAAATTGCAGGATGCCTCCAAGATGACGGGGTGTGAGATCTACGGCAAAGCCGAGTTTTTGAACCCTGGCCAGTCGGTCAAGGACAGGGCAGCCCTGTGGATCGTCAAAGATGCCGAAGCGCGTGGGGTATTGCGACCTGGCGGCGTCGTGGTCGAAGGAACAGCCGGCAATACAGGCATCGGCCTAGCGATGGTCTGCTCGGCGCTGGGTTATCGCTGCAAGATCGTGATGCCACGCACGCAGAGCCAGGAAAAGAAGGATGCCGTCAAGCTCCTCGGCGCAGAACTTATCGAAGTCGATGCTGTTCCCTACGCCAATCCCGGCAACTATGTGCATGTTTCCGAACGTCTGGCCTCGGAGCTGAACGAGACGGAGCCCAACGGTGCGGTCTGGGCCAACCAGTTCGACAATACTGCCAATCGTCAGGCGCATATCGACAGCACGTCTAAAGAAATCTGGGCTCAGACAGAAGGGGCAGTCGACGGCTTTGTCTGCTCTGTCGGATCTGGCGGCACATTGGGGGGTATGTCGATCGGGCTGAAAGCAAAGAACCCAGACATCCAGATCGGCGTGGCCGATCCGCATGGGTCAAAGATGTTTGCCTATTTCGACCATGGTGAGCTGGAATCGGACGGCAATTCGATCACGGAAGGGATCGGTCAGGGGCGGATCACGGCGAATCTACAGGATATTATCGTCGATCGCGCCTACCGTATCAGCGACACGGAAGCACTGCAGATCATTTTCGAGTTGAACCAGCTGGAAGGGATCTGTCTCGGCGGATCATCGGGGATCAACATTGCCGGAGCGATCCATATGGCTCGTGAGATGGGTCCAGGGCACACGATTGTCACGATTCTCTG